GTGGTGACGTCGCTCACCTATCCGGCGGGTATCAGCTACGAAGGCGGCGATACCATCCCGATGAGCCTGACCTACACGAATCGGGTGAATACTTACGGCTCCAACAACGTGCCTTACGTGCCGGGCGCTTTAGGTTTTTCGGACTACTTCCGTATCGAAGTCATCCTTTCCTCGAACCCTACCTTCGGGGATGCCGATGACTTCCTTCTCACCTTCTTTGATATCGGTAGCCGCGTGGATGCCGATGGAGTGGATCGCACGCTGAATTGGACTCAGCTGCTACCAGGCAACTTCCCGGGTTCGTTCTACGTTATAGCCAAGATCGACACGCTCGAGCAGGTCTCCGAGGTGGAGGAGAACAACGGTCGCGACGACGGCAACAACGTCTGGCTCGATCCGGAAGGCACCCGCATCGCGCTCGATCCGACCAATTTCCCTACCGTCTACTGGACCAGTGACGAAGGTAACAACTGGAGCGACCAACCGGTCACCAGTGAAGACGGCCGCTACACGGTGTTTGCCTCCGATTCGACGAACCTCGTCGACGGTGACGGCAACAACCAACGCGACATCTTCGTTTACGACCAACAGACCTCGACCATTCGTCGACTCAACGTCTCCGAGCAAGGCGCCGAGGGTAACGGGGCATCCCAATATCCCTTCATCTCAGCCAACGCCAACCGGGTGGCCTTCTCCTCCGAGGCGACCAATCTGGTATTGGGCGACACCAACGGATTCTCAGATATTTATGTGGTGACCACCTTCACCGGTGCGATTTCTCGCGTGAGTCTTTCCAGCACCGGCACTCAGGCCAACGGCTCCAGCTTCCGCCCGGCGCTCAGCCAGGATGGACGGTATGTGGTTTTTGAATCCTCGGCCACGAATCTCGTGACGGGCGGCACCGCGACCGGCGTGACGCACATCTTCCTGCGCGACACCCAGACCGGCACCACCGAGCTGATATCGGTCGACGGCTCCGGCGCCGCAGGCAACGACGACAGCACCCAGGCGCGCGTCAGCGCCGATGGCCGCTACGTGGTGTTTGCGTCCGACGCCAGCAATCTGGTCGCCGGCGATGCCAACGGCACCCGCGACATCTTCGTGCGCGACCGCACCGCCGGCACCACGACGCGAGTGTCGGTCGCCACGGGCGGCACCGAAGCGAATGGCTTCAGCCGTTCACCGTCACTCACCAGTGATGGTGGTATGGTCGCCTTCAGCTCGGCGGCCAGCAATCTGGTGGCGGGCGATACCAACGGCATCCCCGACATCTTCGTGCACACGGTCGCGACCGGCGTCACGACTCGCGTGAGTATTTCCTCGGCGGGCGCTCAGGCTTCCGATCCATCCTCGGCCAACTTCCAACTGGGCTCGATCAATCCGAGCATCAGTGCCACGGGTCGTTTCGTCGCTTTTGCCTCCTTGGCCAACAACCTCACCGACGGTGATGCCGTAGGCCAATATCAGGGCACCGACAGCAACCGTTCCCTCGACATCTTTGTGCATGACCGCGACGTCACTGCGACCGGCACCTTCGATACTCCCGGCAATATCGCGACTGAGATGGTCAGCCGAAACCGTTTCGGTTATCAGACCCTCCGCGTGCTGGGTGAACCCTCCACCGCGGCATCCGACATCTTCCCCGCGATCAGTTCTGACGGCCGTTGGGTCGCGTTCCCGTCGGACGCGGAAGGTAACTCGGGCCTCGCCCACGGTGCGACCAATCGCACCTCGCCCGACACCAATGATTACCGCGACGTCTTCCTCCATGACCGCCGCATCAATGCGCTGCCGAATCCGGGCAACGACCCGACGGTGAGCATCACCGCGCCGATCAACGGCGGCTCGGTCGCGATCGGTTCCACCGTATCCGTGGTGGCCTCGGCCTCGGCTCCGGCCGGCACGGTCGCGTCGGTTGAATTCTTCGTGAACGGCAGTAGCATCGGCACCGTGACGCAGGCTCCCTATTCGGTGAATTGGAGCCCCACGGTCGCGGCGACCTACACGCTGAGTGCGTTGGTGATCGACAGCTTCGGAAACCGTGGCGTGTCCGGCACGATTTCGGTTACGGTGTCCACCACCAGCCCGGCGACGCCGTCGGTGACGGTGACCTCGCCGTCCGCCGGTGCGGTATTGCCGGTGAACACCAGCACCACGATCAACGCGACCGCCTCCGACAGCGATGGAACGATCGCCTCGGTCGAGTTCTTTGCCAACGGCCAGAGTTTGGGCATCGATACCAACTTCCCCTACAGCATCGCTTGGACGCCGCAGGCAACGGGTTCGTTTGCCATCACGGCCGAAGCCACCGACGACGGAGGCAACACCTCGGTTTCCGCGATCGTTCTGGCCACCGTGACTGGTGGTGGGGCGCCTTCGGCGACTCTCACGGCTCCGGGGGCGGGCAGCAGCTTTGTGGTCGGCACGACGATCCCGCTCTCTGCCACCGCCTCCGCGGTGTCGCCGGCCAGCGTGCAGAGCGTGCGTTTCCTCGCCAACGGCCAGCCGATCCTCGTTGATGCAGGCGAGCCCTATGTCGGCTCTTGGACGCCGGTAGCCTCCGGCGTCTACGCGTTGACCGTCGAGGTCACGGACAGCCTGGGCAACGTCTCGACCAGTGCCTCGACCTCCGTATCGATCATCGCGAACGGAGCCCCGACGGTCGCGTTGACTTCCCCCGTCAGCGGCACCAGCGCGCAACAGGGCACACCGCTGGCTCTCACGGCCACCGCGCTCGATCTCGACGGTTTGGTCGCCAATGTGACCTTCCTCGTGAACGGTGTGCCGGTGGGCACAGCCGCGGCCATGCCTTACACGGCGGTGTGGACTCCCCCGGGCCCGGGCAATTACAGCGTAGTTGCTCGAGCGACCGACAACTCGGGTAATTTCACCGATTCGGTGCCGGTGGTGGTGACGGTCGCGGCCAACGGTGCACCTACCGTCGAGCTGACCTTCCCGGCCAACGGCGCGACCACGCTGCTCGGCAACGGCCTGGAATTGCAGGCCTCAGCCAGCGACTCCAACGGTTCCATCGCGGCGGTGGAGTTCTTTGCCAACGGCGTTTCGGTGGGACGGGATACCACTGGTCCCTTCACGGCCAATTGGGTCCCCAATTCCACCGGCCTTTACCGGATTCGGGCTACGGCGACCGACAACGGTGGCTCGATCGCCTCCACCTCCGAAATCACTGTGGCGGTGCTCGATGCCGACGAAGCGGAGACGCTTTACTCGGGCATCTACATCGCCGGCTTTGAGTCGGGCAACTTCACCGTGGCCCGCCAAGGTGACCGCGGGGTGATTTTCGTCGGTTACACGGACTCGACCTCCGCGGGAATTCTCGGCATCGAGCCCCGCATCTACCACTACAACGTGCCGTCCATTTCCGCTGGCGGAAACTTCAGCCAGACGGTCGGCAACGCCACGGTCATTTCCGGAACGGTCGACGGTGCGGCCGCCTATGGCACCTTCGCCGCCGCCGATGCACAGGCCACCTTCAGCGGAGCGCTCTCCTCGGGTTCATCCGATGGTTACGCTGGTCCGACCGGGGTGATCTACGGCAGCCTCACCGACAACCAGGACAGTGAACTGCTCGCCTTGGTGGGACCGGATGCCTCGGTCACCTTCTACGCCCGCAAGGGCACGGCAGAGGACGTCAGCCTGCCCGGTAGCCTCGCCGCCGACGGCTCCTTTGACATCGCCACGGTGCGCGGTGGCACGATCTCCGGTATGATCGATCCGGAAACCGGATTCCTGTCCGGCACGCTCACCAACTCGCCTGCGTCAGGCGCGCTTTCCGGAGCTGCGAGCACCCCGACCCCGGCCGCCGATGGCTTCCTGCGCAACCTCTCCACCCGCGGTCACGTGGGCACCGGTCAGTCGGTGTTGGTGGCCGGTTTTGTGGTGAACGGTTCCACGCCCAAGCGTCTTCTGGTGCGCGCCATCGGTCCGACTTTGGGCACGTTCAATGTCTCTGGCGCAGTGGCCGATCCTGTTCTCCAGCTCTATCGCGGGGAAACGGTGGTCGCCACCAACGATAACTGGGGCGACGCCGCCGGAGTGCCGGCCGCATCCGCCACGGTCGGGGCCTTTGCGCTGCCGAGCGGCAGTGCCGATGCAGCCCTGGTCGCGACCCTGCAGCCTGGTGCCTACACCGCACAGGTTTCCGGTGCCGGTGGTAGCTCGGGCGTGGGTCTCGTCGAACTCTACGACGTCGATACCCAGACTCCGTTCTCTGCCGAAAAGGTGCTCAACGTCTCCACACGTGGTGAGGTCGGCACGGGCTCGAGCGCCCAGCTCATCGCGGGTGTGACCATCAACGGCACGACCGCCAAGCGCGTGCTCATCCGGGCGATCGGTCCGACCCTCAGCGAGTTCGGTATCGGCAATCCGCTCAACGATCCGGTGCTGCGCATCGTGCGCCAGTCCGACAGTGCGGTGGTGCGCGAGAACGACGACTGGGAAGTCGGCAATGACGTCGGTCAAGTGACCGAAGCCGGCGGCTCCGTCGGGGCGTTTGCGCTGCCGTCCGGTAGTCAGGACGCGGTGCTGCTCATCACGTTGCCGCCAGGTGCCTATACCGCGCTGGTCTCCAGCGGCGATGGAGATACCGGTGTAGCGATCGTGGAAGTCTACGAAGTGCCCTGATTCCGCACCGCACGCTCACTAACTCATTTCGCCAAGCGCGACGGGTGATCCCCGTCGCGTTTTTGTTGGTTCCGGAGGGAAGGGGGCGGGGCGGCGGTGAGGTTCAGAACCAGCCGACCACAAACCCTTGCGCGGCTTTGATGATGATGACGGCGAGATTCTTGGCGCCGTGGGCGGCGAAACACGGCAGCAGCGAGCGGCTGGAGTTAGCCGACATGAACCGCACGTAGTAAAACCACAGCGAACTGACGAACACCGCCGCGGTGCTGAACCAACCCTTGGTGCCGAAGTTCAGCGTCAGTCCTTCGTCGCCCCAGCTCCACAAGAACGGGTGGGCGAGGGCAAATACCAGAGAAGCAGCGAAGACGCCGCCGAGCAGAGTCGCTCTTCCCCGTGATTCCGCCGGCACGATAAAACCGCGAAAGATGATCTCCTCGATGACGGCCGCCAGCAGGGTGTAGAGGCAAAATAGCACGGTCACCTGCGACTGCTCGTCGGCGATGCCAAGTCGTAGTTCGCCCCACGTTTCGGCCGCGACGATCAGCAGGCCGCCCAGCACCGCGACGATAACGGCCAGCCAGGTCGTCGGCGTCGCCCCAGGTAGCGCTCCGGGATTAGGTTTGCCGGCGCGTTGGGCGGAAAAGTCCTGCCACCAAAGGAAGGTGAAATAACCACCGCCCGCGATGAGCGCCAAAGTGAGCCAAGGGGAGTCCGTCATGGGCGAAAAGCGTGCGAGGGCAGGGGAGCGGTCGGTAAGGCGCGGTTAAGGACGGGCGGGGTGGGGTAGAATGCGAACTAATTCTACGACTATTGGTTAGCCAAATCGAAGTGGGAGAGTTTGGGTAACCAATTCCATGAAACCCTCGGCCTCATCGACCTCGGCTCCGGCCCCGGCGCTCGACTTTGCGTCCGTCTTCCAACGGCTCGGGCCGCACGTCGCCGCGTTGGACGCCTGCCTGCGTGAGCAAATCGAGTCCTTCGAGACGGAGATTCGCGACATGGCCGACTATTGCATCGATACGTCGGGCAAACGCATCCGGCCGTCGTTGGTGTTTCTCAGTGGTTGGCGGAATGAGACGGTCAACCCCGCGCTGGTCAAGGTCGCCGCGGTGATCGAGTTGGTGCATCTGGCGACGCTGGTGCATGACGACATCATGGATGAAGCGGACATTCGCCGCGGGCGGGACACGGCGGTGCGTAGTTTTGGTCCTGAGGCGGCGGTGCTGCTGGGAGATGCCTTGTTCGCCCATGCGCTGCATCTGGCGGCGCAATTTCCGACCACGGAGGTTTGCTCGGCGGTGGCGGAGTCGACGCGTCGGGTGTGTGCGGGCGAGATCATTCAGACCATGCGCCGGGGCACCACAGAGATCTCACGGGCGGATTATTTCCGGGTGATCGATCTCAAGACGGCCGAGCTTTTCCGGGTGTCCTGCCGGTTGGGGGCCCGCCTGGCCGAGTTCTCCGATGCCTTTGTCGACGCGGCGGCCACCTATGGTCGGCAGCTCGGCATCGCCTACCAGATCTATGATGATCTGGCCGATTTCTTTGGCGAAGAGGCGCGTATCGGGAAAACCCTCGGCACGGATCTCGTGAGTGGGAAGCTCACGCTGCCGTTACTTGAGCTGGGAGACGCGTTGCCCGAGGACGAGCGAGCCGGGCTGGTGGCGGAGCTCACCGGCCAAGCCAAACCCGATATGGCTCGTCGGCTGGGCCAGCTGCAGGAGTTTGCTATCTTCGAGCGGGTGGAATCGGAGATTGAGCGGCAGATGGAGATCGGCGAGGAGGCGCTGGCACCTTTTTCGGATCAACCGCCGGTGGCCCGCCTGCTCACACTCGGATCGACGCTGCGCGCGCAGATTGCGGTCCTGCGGCCGTAGGCCGCGGACATTCCTCATTATCTTTCAAGTTGCGCGTTGAGAGTGCGAGGGCATCTTCGGGGAAGGTATGTCTATCGCCGCAAAAGTCCTGGGAAAGACTCTGGTGAGCTCGGAAGAGCGTCGCCAAGAGGCTGACAGTGACTGGACGATCGTCAAACAGGTGCAGGCTGGCGAGGTGGGAGCTTTTGATCAATTGGTGCTGCGCTATCGGGAGCGGGTATACGGTGTCGTCTATAACATGACGTCCAACCGGGAGGACGCGGCCGATCTTACGCAGGACGCCTTCATCAAGGCCTTCCAGTCGATCAACCGTTTTCAAGGGCAGTCTTCGTTCTTCACCTGGCTCTACCGCATCGCGGTCAATTCGACGCTAAGTCACTTGCGGAAGAACAAGTTGCGCACCTTTTTTAGTTTCGAGAAGATCACCGAGGACGACAAAACCACGGAGATTTTGGCTCAGCTCACCGACAAGGATGGCGCGGACAAGGAAGTCTATGTCCGCGAACTTCAGGAAAAATTGAACGAGGCGATGCAGAAATTGTCTATCAAGCATCGCACCGTGGTGACTTTGTTCGAAATCGATGGGTTAAGCCATGAGCAGATTGCCGAAGTGGTGGGCTGCTCCGTTGGCACCGTGCGTTCTCGACTCCATTACGCCAAACAGATCCTGCAGTCAGAACTACAGTCCTACTTGCGCCCATGAAGCAGCCCTCCAATCAACGCCCCCCTTCTCTGGACGACTTGTTTGCGCTTAAGCGCGCGGAGCGTCCGTCGCAGGAATTCTGGGACGATTTCCAGCGGGAGTTCCATGTCCGTCAACGTGCTGCCGCGATCGAACCCAAGCGCTGGTGGTTTGTGCTGCCCCGTATTTTTGTGGGCCTGTCCCGCTACCAGATGCCCATGGGAGCCGCGGCGGTGCTGGCCGTGACCTTCCTGTCTTTCCGTGAGTATCGTGAGCCTGGTTTTGAAGTGGCCTTCGCGCCGGCTTCGCCCGTGGCGACGAATCAATCAACCCGTGAACTGCTGGCTCCGGAGTCCGCGCAAATCGCGGCGGTGTCAGACGAGATCAGCGAGTCTCAGCTGGTGCAAAATGACGATTCCATCGCGACGCAGCAGGTTCGGGTCGCCGTGAGCTCGGTAGACGTCGCAGCCGATCCGATGCCGCTCTCTCCGATGGTGGTGTGGGCCGGAGTGGCCGATCGGTCGCCGTCCAAATCGGTTGCTGAACCCTCACCGTCCGCCCGTTCCATTGCGGCCAACTTGGCGGCGGTCCGCGCGGAGCAGCCTGAGATCGCTCGCCTGCCGGGTGAGCCCCAGATCAACTTGACCGCCAGTGCCCCGAGTTCGGAGCCCTTGGCCGGTATCGCGATGTCGGTCGGTTCCGCCCGCGAGCCTCTCTTCGCTTATCAGCCTGCGGGATCGCAGCTGAGCGATGACCAGGACGACGCGGATGGACCGGACATCCACTCCCGTATCGCCAGCCGCCTGAGTGACGACCAACTCTATGAGTCCGTTCGTCGTCTCACCGCCGGCGGCGATCGGCTGACGCTGAAGTTCTGAGCCAACTTCACGCGTCTTCCTCACGCACAACCGAAGCCCCGCTGGTCGCAGCGGGGTTTTTTGTAGGCGCAGTGCGGGCCAGAGCAGAGACATGGTTGCCTGCTTCAGCGTGAGCCGTTGCAGTCGGCCGCATGGCCGTCGTGCAGGAACTGCTCAACATCAGCACTCGGGGGCAGGGCACCACCGAGGTCACCCGCGAAGTCGCCCGTATCGTCGAGCGCAGCGGGTTGCGCACCGGCACGGTCACAGTCTTTTGCCAGCACACCAGCTGCAGCCTGGTCATCATGGAGAACGCTGATCCGTCGGCCCGACGCGACCTAGAAGGGTGGCTCGACCGTCTTGTGCCGCCGGACGATCCCCACTTTACCCACACCTACGAAGGTCCGGATGACATGCCCAGTCACATCAAGATGTCGCTCACGCGGACGTCCGAGGTGGTGGCGTTCGGCGACGGCGAGCTGCTGCTCGGCACCTGGCAGGGAATCTTCCTGTGGGAGCATCGCACGGCCGCGCATCGTCGCCGTTTGGTGGTGACGGTGGTGGGCGAATGAAGCGCTTTCACTGAGCTTGGCGTCGCGGCCGCGATCTCCATCGTGGTCCCATGACACTCTTTACCGCTGCAGCGACCTTGCTGCTCATTCTCGATCCGTTCGGGAATATAGTAATCTTCAACGCCATTCTGGCCAAAGTCCCGCCGGAGCGAAGACGGCGCGTGCTCCTCCGAGAGACGCTCATCGCTTACGGCCTGCTGATGGGGTTCCTGCTGCTGGGCGCGCAATTGCTGGCCTTTCTGGGGCTACAGCAGTCCTCGCTCAGTTTGGCGGGTGGCATCCTGCTCTTTCTCATCGCCATCGGTATGGTGTTTCCCAATCGCGCGGTGCAGTTCGGCACCGACGGTGACGAAGAACCGTTTATTGTGCCGCTGGCCACGCCGATGATCGCGGGGCCGAGTGGCATCGCTTTCCTGCTACTGCTCGCGTCCAAAGAGCCCGGCCGGCTCCCAGAATGGATCATTGCGGTCACGGTCGCATCGGCCATCAGCACGGCCATTCTCATCGCGGGTGAGCGGATCGCGCGCATGCTCGGATCGCGTGGTATGCGCGCGGCCGAGAAGCTCATGGGCATGCTGCTCATCCTCGTCGCGGTGCAGATGATCACCGACGGGATCAGCCTCTACTGGCATGATTTGATGATGAAATAAATGAAAGTTTCGTGCGGCGGGGAATGGCCTTGGCCAAGCCCCGCCCAGAGGCGTATGAACGTTGCTTCTGCACCTGGCGGTGCTTCTGCACCAGCTGCGGTGTAGTTGAATATCCCCTACGCCGCCATGAAAATTCATACGCTTATCCCGGCGGTCACGCGTGCAGTTGGTCTCGTCCTTTTAGCGACGTGCGCGAACTGGGCCCGGGCCGAATCCAGTCCAGCCGACCTGCAAGGCAGGTGGGTCCTGATCAAGGAGCAGAGCAGCGCCATCGATGTGTTTGATGGAGTCTCGCTCGACTTTCGCGAGGTGTCGGAGGGGCGACTCGAGATCCACCGGCGTTGGGGCACGCGCCGCTACCAGGAGGAGGTGCTCGACCTGCAGGTGGGCGGCGAAGTCAATGCGGTGCCGATTGGCCACAAGGTATTTCCCACCAATGTCTTCATGGGCCTGCGCCGCGAGGTGGGCGGCACCAGTGAGGTGGTGGCCCAATGGACGGAGCCCTTCCGCGCGTTCACCCTCGATGTGAGCGAACCCTTGCTCTCCTCCCAAGGGCGGCACGATTTCCAAATCCACTCCACGTTCGCGCTCAACGCCGATGCCACGATCCTCACTTGGACCCTGCAGCGGCCGACGCGTCCGGCGGACGACCCCTTGATTTTCAAACTCAAGCGCGAGGGGTGGCGCGATGCCTACGTGATGGAGATGAGTGACAACTGGGGCATCGACGAAGACCTCCCCGAGCAGGCGTCGCTCATCACTTTGCAGGGCGTGGTCAACCGCGAGAAGCCGCAGCTCTACTTCCTCTACGGCCCGCAGTGGGACTTCCGTTTCACCAAGGAGATCAAGGACTACTATCAGGAGAAAAAGGCCTTTTCGTTCAAAACGCTGCGCAGCTTCAAGCAGGCGCTGAAGACCTTTGAAGGGCAGGTGACGCGCTACATTGTCTGGGACAAAGACGTGCGCACTTCGCTCATCGTCTCCTTCACGCTCGCCGGTCTCGAAGACGCGATCGTGGTGTCGGAGGAGTTCATTCCGCTCATGCAGGAAATGGGCCTCGAGCAAATCGAGGACTTCCGTGGTCGGTTCGTCGGCATGAGTGACGTCGAGATCTACGAATGGGCTTACGATGCCTATTGGGATCGCTGCAGTAAGGACGCCATCGTGTGGATGGGCGGCGATGCCGGTCGGCGCATGCGTCCGGGGGTGGCCGACTTCGGC
This portion of the Actomonas aquatica genome encodes:
- a CDS encoding beta strand repeat-containing protein, whose product is MKTSFSPMRCIAWVVGLCLIGMTQLAAAPIISVTGATVSPGSVEPGDAIEIELALANSQAAQEPAVPGDTLAAGTSITATITFTHMDTGTQFVVSGTGQTPDAIDPEGNGTVKISGFVPTQTTDQGGYRIDVAVTAPSASSYSSADQALTLNGSPDFVVTSLTYPAGISYEGGDTIPMSLTYTNRVNTYGSNNVPYVPGALGFSDYFRIEVILSSNPTFGDADDFLLTFFDIGSRVDADGVDRTLNWTQLLPGNFPGSFYVIAKIDTLEQVSEVEENNGRDDGNNVWLDPEGTRIALDPTNFPTVYWTSDEGNNWSDQPVTSEDGRYTVFASDSTNLVDGDGNNQRDIFVYDQQTSTIRRLNVSEQGAEGNGASQYPFISANANRVAFSSEATNLVLGDTNGFSDIYVVTTFTGAISRVSLSSTGTQANGSSFRPALSQDGRYVVFESSATNLVTGGTATGVTHIFLRDTQTGTTELISVDGSGAAGNDDSTQARVSADGRYVVFASDASNLVAGDANGTRDIFVRDRTAGTTTRVSVATGGTEANGFSRSPSLTSDGGMVAFSSAASNLVAGDTNGIPDIFVHTVATGVTTRVSISSAGAQASDPSSANFQLGSINPSISATGRFVAFASLANNLTDGDAVGQYQGTDSNRSLDIFVHDRDVTATGTFDTPGNIATEMVSRNRFGYQTLRVLGEPSTAASDIFPAISSDGRWVAFPSDAEGNSGLAHGATNRTSPDTNDYRDVFLHDRRINALPNPGNDPTVSITAPINGGSVAIGSTVSVVASASAPAGTVASVEFFVNGSSIGTVTQAPYSVNWSPTVAATYTLSALVIDSFGNRGVSGTISVTVSTTSPATPSVTVTSPSAGAVLPVNTSTTINATASDSDGTIASVEFFANGQSLGIDTNFPYSIAWTPQATGSFAITAEATDDGGNTSVSAIVLATVTGGGAPSATLTAPGAGSSFVVGTTIPLSATASAVSPASVQSVRFLANGQPILVDAGEPYVGSWTPVASGVYALTVEVTDSLGNVSTSASTSVSIIANGAPTVALTSPVSGTSAQQGTPLALTATALDLDGLVANVTFLVNGVPVGTAAAMPYTAVWTPPGPGNYSVVARATDNSGNFTDSVPVVVTVAANGAPTVELTFPANGATTLLGNGLELQASASDSNGSIAAVEFFANGVSVGRDTTGPFTANWVPNSTGLYRIRATATDNGGSIASTSEITVAVLDADEAETLYSGIYIAGFESGNFTVARQGDRGVIFVGYTDSTSAGILGIEPRIYHYNVPSISAGGNFSQTVGNATVISGTVDGAAAYGTFAAADAQATFSGALSSGSSDGYAGPTGVIYGSLTDNQDSELLALVGPDASVTFYARKGTAEDVSLPGSLAADGSFDIATVRGGTISGMIDPETGFLSGTLTNSPASGALSGAASTPTPAADGFLRNLSTRGHVGTGQSVLVAGFVVNGSTPKRLLVRAIGPTLGTFNVSGAVADPVLQLYRGETVVATNDNWGDAAGVPAASATVGAFALPSGSADAALVATLQPGAYTAQVSGAGGSSGVGLVELYDVDTQTPFSAEKVLNVSTRGEVGTGSSAQLIAGVTINGTTAKRVLIRAIGPTLSEFGIGNPLNDPVLRIVRQSDSAVVRENDDWEVGNDVGQVTEAGGSVGAFALPSGSQDAVLLITLPPGAYTALVSSGDGDTGVAIVEVYEVP
- a CDS encoding GxGYxYP domain-containing protein: MKIHTLIPAVTRAVGLVLLATCANWARAESSPADLQGRWVLIKEQSSAIDVFDGVSLDFREVSEGRLEIHRRWGTRRYQEEVLDLQVGGEVNAVPIGHKVFPTNVFMGLRREVGGTSEVVAQWTEPFRAFTLDVSEPLLSSQGRHDFQIHSTFALNADATILTWTLQRPTRPADDPLIFKLKREGWRDAYVMEMSDNWGIDEDLPEQASLITLQGVVNREKPQLYFLYGPQWDFRFTKEIKDYYQEKKAFSFKTLRSFKQALKTFEGQVTRYIVWDKDVRTSLIVSFTLAGLEDAIVVSEEFIPLMQEMGLEQIEDFRGRFVGMSDVEIYEWAYDAYWDRCSKDAIVWMGGDAGRRMRPGVADFGMVQHAFFTDLSTDANEPKWAEEYALADKLLSEMNPLAMCFGWHSYGKDKERDHVKLASSYAIRVSGLHTLPNTSFNTLVPLTPGFKFRNHHNLIPGDPRKPEKKVYIAAVQTDSLGIGAWTRPGRGTIPYAWQVTPNWLWMSPSVLEMFYDQATDKDLFISGLSGPGYMYAKAIPPAHRDEIIDMSREIMETLDLSVFEFMDYSEGASIEGNPDLPQSVIDAYFKGLPDAVGFINGYAPAYTFTHQDGRALLSYDYYMSPDRSEREVVADLRELAAINAVRPYFLLMHVRQWSDITRVKAVLDQLGPAFEVVPLDVFLEMAAQDPTFETYTKPE
- a CDS encoding CPBP family glutamic-type intramembrane protease, which codes for MTDSPWLTLALIAGGGYFTFLWWQDFSAQRAGKPNPGALPGATPTTWLAVIVAVLGGLLIVAAETWGELRLGIADEQSQVTVLFCLYTLLAAVIEEIIFRGFIVPAESRGRATLLGGVFAASLVFALAHPFLWSWGDEGLTLNFGTKGWFSTAAVFVSSLWFYYVRFMSANSSRSLLPCFAAHGAKNLAVIIIKAAQGFVVGWF
- a CDS encoding polyprenyl synthetase family protein, which produces MKPSASSTSAPAPALDFASVFQRLGPHVAALDACLREQIESFETEIRDMADYCIDTSGKRIRPSLVFLSGWRNETVNPALVKVAAVIELVHLATLVHDDIMDEADIRRGRDTAVRSFGPEAAVLLGDALFAHALHLAAQFPTTEVCSAVAESTRRVCAGEIIQTMRRGTTEISRADYFRVIDLKTAELFRVSCRLGARLAEFSDAFVDAAATYGRQLGIAYQIYDDLADFFGEEARIGKTLGTDLVSGKLTLPLLELGDALPEDERAGLVAELTGQAKPDMARRLGQLQEFAIFERVESEIERQMEIGEEALAPFSDQPPVARLLTLGSTLRAQIAVLRP
- a CDS encoding sigma-70 family RNA polymerase sigma factor — its product is MSIAAKVLGKTLVSSEERRQEADSDWTIVKQVQAGEVGAFDQLVLRYRERVYGVVYNMTSNREDAADLTQDAFIKAFQSINRFQGQSSFFTWLYRIAVNSTLSHLRKNKLRTFFSFEKITEDDKTTEILAQLTDKDGADKEVYVRELQEKLNEAMQKLSIKHRTVVTLFEIDGLSHEQIAEVVGCSVGTVRSRLHYAKQILQSELQSYLRP
- a CDS encoding secondary thiamine-phosphate synthase enzyme YjbQ; protein product: MAVVQELLNISTRGQGTTEVTREVARIVERSGLRTGTVTVFCQHTSCSLVIMENADPSARRDLEGWLDRLVPPDDPHFTHTYEGPDDMPSHIKMSLTRTSEVVAFGDGELLLGTWQGIFLWEHRTAAHRRRLVVTVVGE
- a CDS encoding MarC family protein is translated as MTLFTAAATLLLILDPFGNIVIFNAILAKVPPERRRRVLLRETLIAYGLLMGFLLLGAQLLAFLGLQQSSLSLAGGILLFLIAIGMVFPNRAVQFGTDGDEEPFIVPLATPMIAGPSGIAFLLLLASKEPGRLPEWIIAVTVASAISTAILIAGERIARMLGSRGMRAAEKLMGMLLILVAVQMITDGISLYWHDLMMK